A portion of the Saccharospirillaceae bacterium genome contains these proteins:
- a CDS encoding sulfite exporter TauE/SafE family protein, whose amino-acid sequence MVEPLSLITALLIGMFGASHCLVMCGGIAAAVGNNSATARGGKLSAILAFNLGRISSYTAAGALVGLLGLWLQQQHDALLLLLRSVAGLMLVLMGLYVARWATWLTRVEQAGQWFWKHVQPSAGKLLGRTNLSARFALGMVWGWLPCGLIYSTLSWVAANGEPLMGAITMATFGLGTLPALFAGSLAAANLNRFLNHQITKQTAGLLLIGYGLWTLSSVWLPILDR is encoded by the coding sequence ATGGTTGAACCGCTCTCGTTGATCACCGCGTTGCTGATCGGAATGTTCGGCGCCAGTCACTGTCTGGTGATGTGCGGCGGTATTGCAGCTGCTGTAGGAAACAACAGCGCAACCGCCAGAGGTGGTAAATTGTCTGCCATCCTGGCGTTCAATCTCGGCCGCATCAGCTCATACACAGCCGCTGGCGCTCTGGTTGGACTCTTAGGGCTCTGGCTGCAACAGCAACATGACGCCCTGTTACTGCTGCTGCGTTCCGTAGCAGGTCTGATGTTGGTGTTAATGGGTCTCTATGTTGCTCGCTGGGCCACCTGGCTAACGCGCGTTGAACAGGCGGGTCAGTGGTTCTGGAAACATGTTCAGCCGAGTGCCGGAAAGCTGCTGGGCAGAACCAATCTGAGTGCCCGATTTGCACTGGGAATGGTATGGGGATGGCTTCCGTGCGGACTGATATACAGTACGCTCAGCTGGGTTGCTGCAAATGGTGAGCCGCTGATGGGAGCGATCACTATGGCGACATTCGGTCTGGGAACACTACCCGCATTGTTTGCTGGTAGCCTGGCAGCCGCCAATCTGAATCGTTTTTTAAACCATCAAATTACGAAACAAACCGCTGGCTTGCTGCTCATTGGCTACGGATTATGGACGCTCAGCTCTGTATGGTTACCAATTCTTGACAGATAG
- the ccoP gene encoding cytochrome-c oxidase, cbb3-type subunit III has translation MLSTFWNLWVLVIVIGSIIGCGVLIWYTGRGQRNEETDETTGHAYDGIEELDNPLPRWWVKMFWATIVFGFGYIGVYGLGNWDGFLTVEVDGEQVTWTSTNQWKAEVQAFEKDVAPLFNEYAATPIPELIKNAEAMETGKRLFMSNCTICHQTDAAGTKGFPNLTDNDWLYGGSPDQIVQTITHGRQGAMPAWAAALGEQGITDMTAYVRSLSGLKHDAAGAERAAPKYQQLCMACHGADGSGNIYVGAPNLTDDVWLYGGSSKDIAFTLKHGRNGKMPAFGEIWDTNSAQKVHVVSAYVYSLTQK, from the coding sequence ATGTTAAGCACTTTTTGGAACCTATGGGTCTTGGTTATTGTAATCGGATCCATCATTGGTTGCGGTGTACTGATTTGGTATACCGGCCGAGGCCAACGCAACGAAGAAACAGATGAAACAACTGGCCACGCATACGATGGCATTGAAGAACTTGATAACCCACTGCCTCGCTGGTGGGTGAAGATGTTCTGGGCCACTATCGTCTTTGGTTTTGGCTATATTGGTGTGTATGGCCTGGGTAACTGGGATGGCTTTTTAACGGTTGAAGTTGATGGCGAGCAAGTAACCTGGACCTCCACAAACCAGTGGAAAGCAGAAGTTCAGGCGTTTGAAAAAGACGTTGCACCGCTGTTCAACGAATACGCGGCAACTCCCATTCCAGAGCTGATAAAAAATGCCGAAGCGATGGAAACCGGCAAACGCTTGTTCATGAGCAACTGTACCATCTGTCACCAGACGGATGCTGCCGGCACAAAAGGTTTCCCGAATCTGACGGATAACGATTGGTTATACGGTGGCTCGCCGGATCAGATTGTACAGACCATTACCCATGGTCGTCAGGGTGCCATGCCAGCCTGGGCAGCTGCCTTGGGCGAGCAAGGTATTACGGATATGACCGCTTATGTCCGCAGTTTGTCTGGCCTGAAGCACGATGCAGCCGGTGCAGAGCGCGCAGCGCCTAAGTACCAGCAATTGTGCATGGCGTGTCATGGTGCAGACGGTTCCGGCAATATCTACGTTGGCGCACCGAACCTGACTGACGATGTATGGCTGTACGGCGGCTCTTCCAAAGACATCGCTTTCACTCTGAAGCATGGTCGTAACGGCAAGATGCCTGCTTTCGGCGAAATCTGGGATACCAACTCAGCGCAGAAAGTTCACGTGGTATCAGCTTACGTCTACTCCCTGACTCAGAAGTAA
- the ccoO gene encoding cytochrome-c oxidase, cbb3-type subunit II — translation MKHDDIERNLPLMVVMIVIALSWGGMAEIVPLFFNKDTTTPVEGLKPLNAVQLEGRDIYIREGCHVCHTQMIRPFRAETERYGPYSVSGEFVYDHPFLWGSKRTGPDLARVGGRYSDEWHRAHMYNPRDVVPESVMPSYPWLFEDKVDGRLTPRKMEALRLVGVPYTDEDIEGAKEAADGVTEIEALVAYLQQLGTVITKR, via the coding sequence ATTAAGCATGATGATATCGAACGTAATCTGCCGCTGATGGTTGTGATGATTGTTATCGCCCTGAGCTGGGGCGGTATGGCTGAGATCGTTCCATTGTTCTTCAACAAAGACACAACAACGCCGGTTGAAGGTCTGAAACCGCTGAATGCGGTGCAGCTTGAAGGTCGTGATATCTACATCCGTGAAGGTTGTCACGTGTGTCACACCCAGATGATTCGTCCGTTCCGTGCTGAGACTGAACGTTATGGTCCTTACTCTGTATCTGGTGAGTTCGTTTACGACCACCCGTTCCTGTGGGGTTCCAAGCGTACCGGTCCTGATCTGGCACGTGTCGGCGGTCGCTACTCCGATGAATGGCATCGCGCTCACATGTACAACCCTCGTGATGTTGTACCTGAGTCTGTCATGCCTTCGTACCCATGGTTATTCGAAGATAAAGTTGATGGTCGCCTAACCCCTCGCAAGATGGAAGCCCTCCGTCTGGTCGGTGTTCCTTACACCGATGAAGACATCGAAGGCGCTAAAGAGGCGGCTGATGGTGTAACTGAAATTGAGGCACTGGTTGCTTACCTTCAGCAGCTGGGCACAGTCATCACTAAACGGTAA
- the greB gene encoding transcription elongation factor GreB: MSEPNKKPLPKRSLLITPEGAQALQEEHDYLWRLERPRVTQQVSDAAKLGDRSENAEYIYGKKRLRQIDSRLRFLRKRLEALTLVDREPADKHKVYFGAWIELEDVNEELYRYRIVGEDEIDLKRGYISVDAPLARGLLGKQLDDEVEILLPKGIESYYIVAVSYSQPNWDKGERQGHRWADNH, encoded by the coding sequence ATGAGTGAGCCAAATAAAAAACCATTACCTAAGCGTAGCCTGTTAATCACCCCGGAAGGCGCGCAAGCCTTGCAGGAAGAGCACGACTATTTATGGCGTTTGGAACGGCCCCGAGTCACTCAACAGGTCTCTGATGCAGCGAAGCTTGGGGATCGCTCAGAAAACGCCGAGTATATTTACGGTAAAAAACGATTGCGACAGATTGACAGTCGATTGCGTTTTTTGCGCAAGCGCTTAGAAGCATTAACCTTGGTTGACCGCGAACCTGCTGATAAACACAAAGTGTATTTTGGTGCCTGGATTGAACTTGAGGATGTTAATGAAGAGTTATACCGTTATCGAATCGTTGGTGAAGATGAAATCGACCTTAAGCGCGGTTATATCAGTGTTGATGCCCCTTTGGCCAGGGGGCTGCTTGGGAAACAGCTTGATGATGAAGTTGAGATTCTCTTACCAAAGGGTATTGAAAGCTATTACATCGTTGCCGTGAGTTATAGCCAACCCAACTGGGACAAGGGAGAAAGACAAGGTCATCGCTGGGCGGATAATCATTAA
- a CDS encoding CcoQ/FixQ family Cbb3-type cytochrome c oxidase assembly chaperone gives MDINDVRGLGSVFALIAFSAVIWWAYGSSRKKRFEDDAQIPFLNNDDGMPPHDDNDRSK, from the coding sequence ATGGATATTAACGACGTGCGCGGTTTGGGCTCGGTATTCGCCCTGATAGCTTTTAGTGCGGTGATCTGGTGGGCCTATGGCTCCAGCCGTAAGAAGCGTTTTGAAGACGACGCTCAAATTCCGTTTCTGAACAATGATGACGGAATGCCACCGCACGACGATAACGATCGGAGTAAATAG
- the ttcA gene encoding tRNA 2-thiocytidine(32) synthetase TtcA produces MAERKQKTNFNKLQKRIRRNVGKAIEDYNMIEDGDKIMVCLSGGKDSYTMLDILMSLQKSAPVNFELVAVNMDQKQPGFPEDVLPAYLESIGVPYHIVEKDTYSVVKDIIPEGKTTCSLCSRLRRGTLYGFAEKIGANKIALGHHRDDIIETLFLNMFHGGKLKAMPPKLLSDDKRHVLIRPLAYCKEKDIERFATAKEFPIIPCNLCGSQENLQRQNIKQMLMQWDREQPGRSENIFAAICNIAPSQLGDNNLFDFKGLQDHQQGPHLGKNLNLLDVVQVD; encoded by the coding sequence ATGGCAGAACGTAAACAGAAAACCAACTTTAACAAGTTACAAAAGCGTATCCGACGTAACGTTGGTAAGGCCATTGAAGATTACAATATGATCGAAGACGGCGATAAGATCATGGTGTGTCTTTCTGGCGGTAAAGACTCCTACACCATGCTCGATATCCTGATGAGTCTGCAAAAAAGCGCTCCGGTGAACTTTGAGCTGGTTGCCGTGAATATGGATCAGAAACAACCCGGTTTTCCGGAAGACGTCTTGCCCGCCTATCTGGAATCGATAGGCGTGCCTTACCACATCGTCGAAAAAGATACTTACAGTGTCGTTAAAGACATTATCCCTGAGGGTAAAACAACCTGCAGCCTTTGCTCGCGCCTGCGTCGCGGGACTCTTTACGGATTTGCCGAAAAAATCGGTGCGAATAAGATTGCCCTGGGTCATCACCGCGATGACATTATTGAAACGCTTTTTCTCAATATGTTTCACGGAGGCAAATTAAAAGCGATGCCGCCTAAATTGCTGAGCGATGATAAGCGTCATGTGCTTATTCGCCCACTGGCGTATTGCAAAGAAAAAGATATTGAGAGATTCGCCACCGCTAAAGAATTCCCTATCATCCCATGTAACCTGTGTGGCTCTCAGGAAAATCTGCAGCGTCAGAATATTAAGCAAATGTTAATGCAATGGGATAGAGAGCAACCTGGCCGCAGCGAGAATATTTTCGCTGCGATTTGTAATATTGCGCCATCCCAACTGGGTGATAACAACCTGTTTGATTTCAAAGGTTTGCAAGATCACCAGCAGGGGCCGCATCTGGGTAAAAATCTGAATTTGCTTGATGTCGTTCAGGTGGATTAG
- a CDS encoding FixH family protein — MKPENQERITRWYQEPYMLLVIGIPIVAVMWGVVMLSAALSGKDSLVSDSYYKDGMAYTQDHEADEKAKRLQVSGNAVFTADEVRVIIDGYLDDFPHTLRMTLIHPTLEDQDQVLLLQKMADGSYAGVNDMNLPGKRRIWLDSLDQGWRIRAHPFIEAGKDIALSSK, encoded by the coding sequence ATGAAACCTGAGAATCAAGAACGCATTACCCGCTGGTATCAGGAGCCCTACATGCTGCTGGTCATCGGCATTCCGATCGTTGCCGTTATGTGGGGGGTCGTGATGTTATCTGCAGCACTCAGTGGAAAGGATTCTTTGGTGAGCGACAGTTATTACAAAGACGGCATGGCTTACACCCAGGATCATGAGGCTGATGAAAAAGCCAAGCGATTACAAGTCAGCGGTAACGCCGTTTTCACCGCCGACGAAGTTCGCGTCATTATTGATGGTTATCTGGATGATTTTCCACACACGTTAAGGATGACACTGATCCACCCAACACTGGAAGATCAGGATCAGGTTTTACTGCTACAGAAAATGGCTGACGGCAGCTATGCCGGTGTTAACGACATGAACTTACCGGGTAAACGTCGCATCTGGCTGGACAGCCTGGATCAAGGCTGGCGTATCCGCGCGCATCCTTTCATCGAAGCAGGGAAGGACATTGCGCTTAGCTCCAAATGA
- the cadA gene encoding cadmium-translocating P-type ATPase → MSKHQSCFHCGELTDEGDRWATEIDGQQQPMCCPGCKAVAETIISSGLKDYYKHRTELPELSPADGDDQDLTARDTLKLYDSEALQRNFVARNDDLAEATLIIDGISCAACAWLIEHRMNQLEGVDSAVLNLSNHRLVLRWNYHQIAVSHLIEAIYRLGYRASPFSATEQEEQRAREGKQAIRRLAVAGIGMMQVMMLSVPLYVGMAAQYEVFMRFAAMLLTLPVVLFSAKPFFITALRDLRTRHLTMDVPVSLAILLAFGASIWSTLNQGVEVYFDSVCMFTFFLLLGRYLEMRARHRMGKAGNNLMTLLPNVALKVVEGEEDQVISSDEILVGDVLRLKPGHSIPADGEVIAGHSSVDEAALTGEYLPVTKSPGDGLIGGTFNVESPMLMKVTATGAEAQLSTIMRLMDRAQQEKPQIALIADRVASRFVAAVLLVSGSVFGFWTWQGNEHAFFIALSVLVVTCPCALSLATPTALTAATAALREEGLLISKGHVLETLRRVDRVVFDKTGTLTLGRLTLEQVIPLADMSEQRILALAAGLEQHSSHPIARAFRDVAPENVTDIEQIPAQGIQGSWQQQTFRMGHAAFAWNEKMTPPETSQQGQWLLLASDQQPLAWIKINDSLRKSSYRLLTGLQQRGIKTALLTGDPSQSGQYVADQLGIDELQSGVSPEQKLAAVKQWQANGERVLMAGDGINDVPVLAGADISLAVNEATDLAKTNADTILTNGRLEVLLTAIDGSTATRRIIRQNITWALLYNLLALPLASVGLIPPWAAAIGMAFSSLLVVTNALRLTRLARKHGGN, encoded by the coding sequence ATGAGTAAACATCAAAGCTGTTTCCACTGCGGTGAACTCACTGACGAAGGCGATCGCTGGGCGACTGAAATAGACGGCCAACAACAACCCATGTGTTGCCCGGGTTGCAAAGCCGTTGCTGAAACCATTATTTCCAGTGGCCTGAAAGACTATTACAAACACAGAACGGAATTACCCGAGCTATCCCCTGCCGACGGGGATGATCAGGATCTGACGGCCCGCGACACCCTCAAGCTCTACGACTCTGAAGCGTTACAACGCAATTTTGTTGCACGTAATGACGATCTTGCAGAGGCCACCCTGATTATTGATGGCATTAGCTGTGCAGCCTGTGCCTGGTTGATTGAACACCGCATGAATCAACTCGAAGGAGTAGATAGCGCCGTTCTCAATTTATCAAACCACCGTCTCGTTCTTCGTTGGAACTACCACCAGATTGCAGTTTCTCACCTGATTGAGGCCATCTATCGTCTTGGTTATCGTGCTTCACCGTTTTCTGCTACCGAGCAGGAAGAACAGCGCGCTCGGGAAGGTAAACAAGCCATACGTCGCCTTGCCGTCGCTGGTATAGGCATGATGCAGGTGATGATGCTGTCGGTGCCACTTTACGTCGGAATGGCCGCGCAGTACGAAGTTTTTATGCGCTTTGCCGCGATGCTGCTAACGCTGCCCGTGGTGCTGTTCAGTGCCAAACCGTTTTTTATAACCGCACTTCGCGATCTCAGAACCCGTCATCTGACCATGGATGTGCCGGTTTCCCTGGCTATCCTGCTGGCCTTCGGGGCCAGCATATGGAGTACCCTGAATCAGGGAGTTGAAGTCTATTTTGACTCTGTCTGCATGTTCACCTTTTTTCTGCTGCTTGGCCGCTATCTGGAAATGCGTGCACGACATCGCATGGGGAAAGCCGGTAATAATTTAATGACGTTGCTGCCAAACGTTGCTCTGAAAGTGGTCGAGGGCGAGGAAGATCAGGTGATTAGCAGCGATGAAATACTTGTTGGCGATGTCCTGCGTTTAAAACCCGGACATTCAATACCCGCCGATGGTGAGGTAATTGCAGGACACAGTTCAGTCGATGAGGCTGCACTGACGGGCGAATATCTGCCAGTCACCAAATCGCCGGGGGACGGCTTAATAGGCGGAACTTTTAACGTTGAAAGCCCGATGTTGATGAAGGTGACAGCCACCGGTGCCGAAGCGCAGCTCTCGACTATCATGCGCTTGATGGATCGCGCGCAGCAGGAAAAACCTCAGATTGCTTTGATTGCTGATCGGGTTGCCAGCCGGTTTGTTGCTGCAGTGCTTTTGGTCTCAGGCTCAGTATTTGGATTCTGGACCTGGCAGGGAAATGAGCACGCTTTCTTCATTGCTTTGTCGGTGCTGGTTGTTACCTGCCCTTGCGCCTTATCTCTGGCAACACCGACCGCTTTGACAGCAGCAACCGCCGCTCTGCGCGAAGAAGGTTTATTAATCAGTAAAGGCCATGTTCTGGAAACACTGCGACGAGTTGATCGTGTCGTGTTCGATAAAACCGGTACTCTGACTCTCGGTCGGCTGACGTTGGAGCAGGTCATTCCTCTGGCCGACATGAGTGAGCAACGGATTCTGGCATTAGCAGCCGGGCTGGAACAACACTCCAGTCATCCAATTGCCAGGGCGTTCCGTGATGTAGCACCAGAAAACGTAACCGACATTGAACAAATTCCAGCACAGGGGATTCAGGGAAGCTGGCAACAGCAAACGTTCCGTATGGGCCACGCCGCGTTTGCCTGGAATGAAAAAATGACACCCCCTGAGACAAGTCAGCAAGGACAGTGGTTGTTATTGGCAAGCGACCAGCAGCCACTGGCGTGGATTAAAATTAATGATTCATTGCGCAAGTCGTCGTATCGCCTGTTAACTGGCTTGCAGCAGCGCGGCATAAAAACCGCTCTGTTAACGGGAGATCCAAGCCAGTCCGGACAATATGTAGCAGATCAGCTTGGTATCGACGAATTACAGTCTGGTGTTAGCCCCGAACAAAAACTGGCAGCGGTAAAGCAATGGCAAGCCAATGGTGAACGAGTTCTAATGGCGGGTGACGGTATCAATGATGTTCCGGTATTGGCCGGGGCTGATATCTCGCTGGCGGTTAATGAAGCCACAGATCTGGCCAAGACAAACGCTGATACCATTCTGACAAACGGCCGCCTGGAAGTACTGTTGACGGCAATCGATGGCAGCACAGCCACACGCCGCATAATCCGTCAGAATATCACCTGGGCTTTGTTGTATAATTTATTGGCTTTACCACTGGCGTCAGTGGGGTTGATTCCACCATGGGCCGCGGCCATTGGTATGGCATTCAGCTCCCTACTGGTGGTAACTAATGCCCTGCGTCTGACACGCCTGGCGCGTAAACACGGCGGAAACTAA
- the ccoG gene encoding cytochrome c oxidase accessory protein CcoG, which yields MSDIPLKDVTPKAQSQSQGMYQKREKIYVRAIKGFFQKIRTYSLWALMLAYFGTVWLSWEGKQLVLFDLPARQFHVFGMTFWPQDFPLLAALLIIAAYGLFTVTNLAGRVWCGYTCPQSAWSFIFMWIEERTEGTRNQRIKLDKAKMSLTKFRKKAIKHVAWMLVAFWTGVTFVGYFTPISQLIPDMLTFEVNGWGVFWIAFFTAATYLNAGWMREQVCIYMCPYARFQSVMYDRDTLAVSYDMNRGEPRIHRSRKKLAKLAEQNIEPGDCVDCSLCVQVCPTGIDIRDGMQYQCIGCALCIDACDSVMDKMEMPRGLIRYTTENELEGQKTHFLRPRLVGYAVMLSLMIGGFVYSVVNRTPFELDIERSRGSLYQLTPNDTVKNSYYLKLMNMSQTPHTYELSWEGLDGATTNVPTTYQLDVNDLHEVILTLELDQAEHPLKSSKTVIQFVVINKMTGEEVAREESRFIAPRQ from the coding sequence ATGAGTGATATTCCGCTGAAGGACGTTACGCCCAAAGCCCAAAGCCAATCCCAAGGCATGTATCAAAAACGGGAAAAGATTTACGTTCGTGCAATCAAAGGCTTTTTCCAGAAAATCCGCACTTATTCTTTATGGGCGTTAATGCTGGCCTACTTTGGCACCGTATGGCTGAGCTGGGAAGGAAAACAACTGGTGTTGTTTGATTTACCCGCACGCCAGTTCCATGTATTTGGCATGACGTTTTGGCCACAGGATTTCCCTCTGCTTGCAGCCCTGCTGATTATTGCCGCCTACGGCCTGTTTACAGTGACAAATCTCGCAGGACGTGTCTGGTGCGGTTATACCTGCCCGCAATCTGCCTGGTCGTTTATTTTTATGTGGATCGAAGAACGCACCGAAGGTACCCGTAACCAGCGAATTAAGCTCGATAAAGCAAAAATGTCGCTGACCAAATTTCGTAAGAAGGCCATTAAACACGTCGCATGGATGCTGGTAGCCTTCTGGACCGGTGTAACTTTCGTTGGTTACTTCACGCCAATTAGCCAACTGATCCCCGACATGCTGACTTTTGAAGTGAATGGTTGGGGGGTCTTCTGGATTGCATTTTTTACCGCTGCGACGTATCTGAACGCGGGCTGGATGCGCGAACAAGTGTGCATATATATGTGCCCGTATGCTCGTTTTCAGTCCGTGATGTACGATCGGGACACCCTCGCAGTCTCGTATGATATGAATCGCGGTGAACCACGTATTCATCGCAGTCGTAAAAAGCTGGCAAAACTGGCGGAGCAAAATATTGAGCCCGGTGACTGTGTTGACTGCTCTTTATGCGTTCAGGTATGCCCTACCGGCATTGATATCCGTGATGGCATGCAATACCAGTGCATTGGCTGCGCATTATGCATTGATGCCTGCGACTCGGTGATGGATAAAATGGAAATGCCTCGTGGCTTGATTCGCTACACCACAGAAAACGAACTGGAAGGTCAGAAGACGCACTTTTTACGACCACGTCTGGTTGGTTACGCAGTGATGTTATCGCTGATGATTGGTGGTTTTGTCTATTCGGTGGTCAACCGCACGCCCTTTGAGCTGGATATTGAGCGCAGCCGCGGTTCACTTTATCAGTTAACGCCCAACGATACGGTGAAGAACTCTTATTACCTGAAGCTGATGAATATGAGTCAAACCCCGCACACTTACGAGTTGTCCTGGGAAGGACTGGATGGCGCAACCACAAACGTACCGACAACCTATCAACTGGATGTCAATGATTTACACGAAGTGATACTGACGCTCGAACTTGATCAGGCTGAGCACCCGCTAAAAAGCAGCAAAACGGTGATTCAATTTGTCGTGATTAACAAAATGACCGGTGAAGAAGTCGCGCGTGAAGAGAGCCGTTTCATTGCGCCGCGTCAGTAA
- the fnr gene encoding fumarate/nitrate reduction transcriptional regulator Fnr — MKSSLTPPRGTQAHCQTCSLNALCLPLSLDDADMERLDDIIRRGRPIQKGQVLFHQGEPFQSVFAVRTGALKTYTVASNGEEQITGFNLASELVGLAGYNSDFYPLSAKALETTTVCEIPLSQLEQLADELPELRKQLMHTMGTEIRHDQNMMLLLSKKNAEERVASFLLDISARYARRGFSPTHFRLPMSRVDISNYLGLAVETISRVFTRFQKTGLIETQGREIILQNMEGINRLAGLVSEETCDPDDG; from the coding sequence ATGAAATCTTCGCTCACACCACCTCGTGGTACCCAAGCCCATTGCCAGACTTGCTCCTTAAACGCTCTGTGCCTGCCACTATCACTCGACGACGCCGATATGGAACGTCTCGACGATATTATCCGCCGTGGCCGCCCTATTCAGAAAGGACAGGTACTGTTTCATCAAGGTGAGCCATTTCAATCGGTCTTTGCTGTGCGCACCGGTGCTTTGAAAACATACACAGTGGCGTCAAACGGTGAAGAACAAATTACCGGCTTTAACCTCGCCAGTGAACTGGTCGGCCTGGCGGGCTACAACAGTGATTTTTACCCGCTTTCCGCAAAAGCGCTGGAAACGACCACAGTGTGCGAAATCCCGCTCAGCCAACTGGAACAACTGGCGGATGAACTGCCGGAGCTTCGTAAGCAGCTGATGCACACAATGGGCACAGAAATTCGCCATGATCAAAACATGATGTTACTCCTCAGCAAGAAAAATGCAGAGGAGCGTGTCGCCTCGTTCCTGCTCGATATCTCCGCCCGCTATGCACGTCGCGGTTTTTCACCGACCCATTTCCGCTTGCCGATGTCCCGTGTGGATATCAGTAATTACCTCGGTCTCGCCGTTGAGACCATCAGCCGTGTTTTCACCCGCTTCCAAAAAACCGGTCTGATCGAAACCCAGGGGCGAGAAATTATTCTGCAGAATATGGAGGGTATAAATCGATTGGCGGGATTGGTGTCCGAGGAGACATGTGACCCAGACGACGGCTGA
- the ccoS gene encoding cbb3-type cytochrome oxidase assembly protein CcoS, which produces MDIIYVLVPLSLVLLSIAVGIFFWAVRSGQFDDMDSPAHKILFDDDEPEAPSSRQPEQPRANTSQTSEPE; this is translated from the coding sequence ATGGATATTATCTACGTCCTGGTACCCCTATCACTGGTGCTGTTAAGTATTGCCGTTGGCATTTTTTTCTGGGCCGTGCGCAGCGGTCAGTTCGATGATATGGATTCACCGGCACACAAAATCCTATTCGACGATGACGAACCGGAGGCACCATCGTCCAGGCAACCAGAACAACCAAGAGCCAACACCAGCCAGACATCTGAACCCGAGTGA
- the fadA gene encoding acetyl-CoA C-acyltransferase FadA: protein MSYNPRDVVVVDAVRSPMGRSKGGVFRNVRAETISANLINAMFERTGVNPALVEDVIWGCVNQTLEQGFNVARQISLTSVVPKEAGAQTVNRLCGSAMSAIHTAAQAIQTGNGDVFVVGGVEHMGHVNMQHGFDHNPEASKFSAKASNMMGLTAEMLGKMHGISREQQDEFAARSHRRAHAATLNGDFKNEIVPMYGHDADGKEILVTEDETIRPETTAESLGKLRPAFDPKAGTVTAGTSSQITDGASAMLLMSYEKAQELGLKPRARILGMAVAGVDAAIMGYGPVPATKKALKRAGLDVTDIDYWELNEAFAAQSLPCVKDLKLKDIAEDRINIHGGAIALGHPLGCSGARISTTLINVLEQKEAKYGVSTMCIGLGQGIATVWERM, encoded by the coding sequence ATGTCTTACAATCCAAGAGACGTTGTCGTTGTTGACGCAGTGCGCTCACCAATGGGTCGTTCCAAAGGTGGTGTATTCCGCAACGTACGTGCAGAGACCATTTCTGCAAACCTGATCAATGCTATGTTCGAGCGTACTGGTGTAAACCCAGCGCTGGTAGAAGACGTAATCTGGGGCTGTGTAAACCAGACTCTGGAACAGGGCTTCAACGTAGCGCGTCAGATCTCTCTGACGTCTGTTGTGCCTAAAGAAGCGGGCGCGCAAACTGTTAACCGTCTGTGTGGTTCTGCAATGTCTGCAATCCACACGGCAGCTCAGGCGATTCAGACTGGCAACGGCGATGTATTCGTTGTTGGTGGTGTTGAGCACATGGGCCACGTAAACATGCAGCACGGTTTCGACCACAACCCGGAAGCATCCAAGTTCTCTGCGAAAGCATCGAACATGATGGGTCTGACGGCTGAAATGCTGGGTAAAATGCACGGCATTTCCCGTGAGCAGCAAGACGAATTCGCTGCACGTTCTCACCGTCGCGCTCACGCTGCGACACTGAACGGCGACTTCAAAAACGAAATCGTACCTATGTACGGTCACGATGCTGACGGTAAAGAAATCCTGGTAACTGAAGACGAAACCATTCGTCCGGAAACTACTGCGGAAAGCCTGGGCAAACTGCGTCCTGCATTCGATCCTAAAGCAGGTACTGTAACTGCAGGTACTTCTTCTCAGATCACCGATGGTGCGTCTGCGATGCTGCTGATGAGCTACGAAAAAGCTCAGGAACTGGGTCTGAAGCCACGTGCTCGCATCCTGGGAATGGCGGTTGCTGGTGTTGATGCTGCGATCATGGGCTACGGTCCAGTTCCTGCGACCAAAAAAGCACTGAAGCGTGCTGGTCTGGACGTAACTGATATCGACTACTGGGAACTGAACGAAGCATTCGCTGCGCAGTCTCTGCCGTGTGTTAAAGATCTGAAGCTGAAAGACATCGCTGAAGACCGTATTAACATCCACGGTGGTGCAATCGCTCTGGGTCACCCACTGGGTTGTTCCGGTGCTCGTATTTCTACTACTCTGATCAACGTATTAGAGCAGAAGGAAGCGAAGTACGGCGTTTCTACGATGTGTATTGGTCTGGGTCAGGGTATCGCTACCGTTTGGGAGCGCATGTAA